Within Sulfurimonas sp. hsl 1-7, the genomic segment GAGGGAAGGGTAAAAGGATCCATAAATCGGCAAGCGGTATATATGCAGTGTTAAAGATTTTTTGTATTGCTGTAACATTGAGCATCGCCCATATCCATACAAAAACTGCAACATTAGAAAAGATCAGCATCTTGTTTGAAGTTAAACTCATACTCCAAATATTAAAATCCCAACTTCTCATAGTCCATACATTAGCCAGCTGGCTCGTTACCGCTCCAAGAAGAGTCATCGTCATCGCCTGGGCGTGAAACACAGGATCGTCTAAATGCACCTCTCCATATTGCCAACCGTGGGCAAGTAAAAAAGTAATAAAGGCAAACATAGCGGCACTCGCTTCGATAATACCTACAAAAAAGTAACCGCGTTTAAATACTTCCCAATCGAGTATTTTCTCATTCTTTCCGACAGGTGGACGTTTCATGATATTTTTTTCCGGCTTTTCACTTCCAAGTGCTAGTCCCGGAAGCATATCTGAACCGAGATCGATGGAGAGAATTTGTATAACCGATAAAGGGTTTGGAATTTTTAGAAAAAAGGAGAGAATATAAGGGACGATCTCGGGAACATTGGAAGAGAGGATGTAGGTAACAAACTTTTTAATATTAAAATAAACAGTTCGTCCCTCCTCAATGGCTGCTACGATCGAGTTGAAATTATCATCGAGTAAAACCATATCACTTGCTTCTTTGGCTACATCGGTTCCGCTTCCCATAGATATGCCGATATCGGCTCTTTTAAGTACAGGCGCATCGTTGACGCCGTCACCAGTCATCGCAACCACTTCACCGTTTGCCTGAAGAGCATCTGCTACTTTTAGTTTCTGATTACTCGCCATTCTGGCAAAAATATATGTTTTTTCCAGAAGCAGTTTTTGAAGCTCTTTATGGCTGAGTGTCGCGGCTTCATCTCCACTTATAACCCCGTCAAAACGTAAACCTATCTGTTTTGCAATAGCTGCAGCGGTATTTGGATTGTCTCCTGTGATCATAATGGTTCGAATCCCTGCACTGTAACAGGTCTCAAGTGCTTCTTTTACTTCAGGGCGGGCAACATCCATAATAGCACTTAGTCCCAAAAGAGTTAAGTTCTCTTCATCGTTTTTGTCATTGATGGCAATAGCTAAAACTCTGTAAGCTTTGTTTTCCAGTTTTTCTAAAGCTTGCTCCATTACTTGTTGAGCATTTTGATCAAAAGGCTTCACTCCGTCACTGCTTCTGTAGTGGGAACATTTTTCAAAAACAATCTCTGCAGCCCCCTTAACAAAAAGAAGCTCTTTTGAGTCCACTTGCCCAAAAGTGGACATCATTTTTCGCTCACTCGTAAAAGGGTTTTCTGCTACTTTTTGAAATCTGTATTTGAGATTGTATTTGTGTGCAGCTACTACAAGTGCAAGTTCCGTAGGATCGCCTATAGGTTGATCTTCTTCTATAGTGGCACGCGAGTTAAACCAGCAGGCCTCTAGAAAATCTTTTAAAAGCTCTTTGGAGTTCTCTTTTTCGTTTTCGATTGCAAAATCCCCTTGAGTACTATAGCCGCTGCCGCTGATAGCAATCTCTTCACCGCTTGT encodes:
- a CDS encoding cation-translocating P-type ATPase; translated protein: MLPFKLSHETLLHQFRTQREGLSNSEVSKRLNEFGKNLIKTKKEKNYVHEYFKQYIEFFPILLELAGILAFIAHHYQPNEGNNILGFAIFGAVFINATFTFWQNFKADKAMEALLKLMPTIIKVRREGTLQEIDASEIVPGDIIVLEEGDKIAADAVLLEAAELYINTSSLNGESKPSKRELHPNTDANRAIEAKNMVFAGTSVVSGSGEAVVISTAMATEFGKIATMTGTIEKGLTPLEKEVINMTKILTALALFAGVIFFILGVFSEKGMLIAAIFALSLIVANVPEGLLPTITLSLSLASQRMAKRNALIKNLASVQTLGSVTTICTDKTGTLTKNEMTLQEIYLTSGEEIAISGSGYSTQGDFAIENEKENSKELLKDFLEACWFNSRATIEEDQPIGDPTELALVVAAHKYNLKYRFQKVAENPFTSERKMMSTFGQVDSKELLFVKGAAEIVFEKCSHYRSSDGVKPFDQNAQQVMEQALEKLENKAYRVLAIAINDKNDEENLTLLGLSAIMDVARPEVKEALETCYSAGIRTIMITGDNPNTAAAIAKQIGLRFDGVISGDEAATLSHKELQKLLLEKTYIFARMASNQKLKVADALQANGEVVAMTGDGVNDAPVLKRADIGISMGSGTDVAKEASDMVLLDDNFNSIVAAIEEGRTVYFNIKKFVTYILSSNVPEIVPYILSFFLKIPNPLSVIQILSIDLGSDMLPGLALGSEKPEKNIMKRPPVGKNEKILDWEVFKRGYFFVGIIEASAAMFAFITFLLAHGWQYGEVHLDDPVFHAQAMTMTLLGAVTSQLANVWTMRSWDFNIWSMSLTSNKMLIFSNVAVFVWIWAMLNVTAIQKIFNTAYIPLADLWILLPFPLLVLVSHETYKYVKLRKTQLTSVS